A genomic window from Salvia splendens isolate huo1 chromosome 11, SspV2, whole genome shotgun sequence includes:
- the LOC121753736 gene encoding endoplasmic reticulum-Golgi intermediate compartment protein 3-like, translating to MFNKLRKLDAYPKVNEDFYSRSLSGGVITIASSLFIALLLISEFRLYLHTVTDTQLVVDTSRAGKLPINFDVTFPSVPCALLSLDAIDISGEQHLDIKHDIIKKRIDSYGNVIQARQDKIGAPKIEKPLQKHGGRLEHNEEYCGSCFGAETADDHCCNSCEEVREAYRKRGWGMTDPDLIDQCQREGFVQQVNEEEGEGCNIHGSLVVNRVAGNFHFGAGKSISHSTINLLDLITVQTESYHISHKINKLSFGDAIPGAVNPLDGVQWKQTSPNGVYQYFIKVVPTVYTDIRGHTTQSNQFSVTEHFKNTDLNQYKSPPGVFFFYDLSPIMVTHTEVHASFLHFLTHICAIVGGVFTVAGIVDSFIYHGKKALTRKAELGKLR from the exons ATGTTTAATAAGCTGCGCAAATTGGACGCCTACCCCAAGGTCAATGAGGATTTCTACAGCCGCTCCTTGTCCGGCGGCGTTATCACTATCGCCTCCTCTCTCTTCATTGCTTTGCTCCTCATCTCCGAATTCA GATTATACCTCCACACGGTTACAGATACACAGCTTGTGGTAGACACGTCAAGGGCAGGAAAATTACCTATCAAT TTTGATGTAACTTTTCCGAGCGTTCCATGTGCGTTGCTGAGTCTCGATGCCATAGATATCAGTGGGGAGCAACATCTCGACATT AAACATGACATTATCAAAAAGAGAATTGATTCCTATGGCAATGTGATACAAGCGAGGCAAGATAAAATTGGTGCACCCAAG ATTGAGAAGCCTTTGCAGAAACATGGCGGCAGGCTTGAGCACAACGAGGAATACTGCGGGTCATGTTTTGGTGCAGAAACG GCTGATGATCACTGCTGTAATTCGTGTGAAGAGGTTCGTGAAGCATATCGTAAGAGGGGCTGGGGAATGACAGATCCTGATCTGATTGATCAG TGCCAACGAGAAGGTTTTGTTCAGCAAGTGAACGAGGAAGAAGGTGAGGGATGTAATATACATGGATCTTTGGTGGTTAACAGAGTAGCTGGGAATTTTCATTTTGGCGCCGGGAAAAGCATTAGTCATTCAACTATAAATCTGCTCGATTTGATAACTGTACAGACAGAGAGTTATCAC ATAAGCCACAAAATTAACAAGTTATCTTTCGGGGATGCTATTCCCGGCGCTGTAAACCCACTGGATGG GGTGCAATGGAAGCAAACATCACCAAACGGTGTGTATCAGTATTTTATTAAG GTGGTTCCGACCGTATACACTGACATTAGAGGGCACACTACCCAGTCAAATCAG TTCTCAGTTACCGAACACTTCAAGAACACCGATTTGAACCAATATAAATCTCCCCCCGGCGTTTTCTTCTTTTACGACCTATCTCCTATAATG GTCACTCACACCGAGGTGCATGCGTCGTTCCTCCACTTCTTGACACATATTTGTGCCATAGTAGGAG GTGTATTCACAGTAGCCGGGATAGTCGACTCGTTCATTTACCACGGGAAGAAGGCACTAACTAGGAAAGCAGAATTAGGGAAACTCAGATGA
- the LOC121753645 gene encoding 5'-3' exoribonuclease-like, which translates to MGDGEKKKKKKRGGAKRKMTVEQTAAYGAVREWVFLEQSSGGGNSMIVDDDFGVQCYQPKEKLVFEFHCHTTCSDGFLSPSKLVERAHHRGVKVLALTDHDTMSGIPEAMEAARRFGIKIIPGVEISTIFYSRGDSGAQEPVHILAYYSSCGPTNSAALEKFLGDIRDGRFLRAKNIVSKLNKLKLPIRWETVTKIAGKGVAPGRLHIARAMLEAGHIENLKQAFTRYLYDNGPAYSTGSEPSAEETIRFIRETGGVSILAHPWALKNPSAIVRRLKEAGLHGIEAYRSDGKLSVYSDLADVHDLLKLGGSDYHGRGGQQESDVGSTSVPVLVVQEFLKVARPIWCNAIQDILENYIKDPSDSNLQGIVKFGRMATSKTSLSSGSASDLINQCLAAWLSKEERENSEFEAIKLELEAHAEAGRC; encoded by the exons ATGGGCGAtggtgagaagaagaagaaaaagaagcgAGGTGGGGCGAAGAGGAAGATGACAGTGGAGCAGACAGCGGCGTACGGAGCTGTGAGGGAGTGGGTTTTCTTGGAGCAGTCGAGTGGTGGTGGGAATTCGATGATTGTTGATGATGATTTTGGGGTGCAGTGCTATCAGCCTAAGGAGAAGCTTGTGTTTGAGTTTCATTGCCACACAACATGCAGTGATGGATTCCTGTCCCCTTCTAAGCTTGTTGAGAGAGCTCATCACAGAGGg GTGAAAGTGTTGGCTTTGACAGACCATGACACGATGTCTGGCATCCCCGAAGCCATGGAAGCAGCTCGCAGATTCGGCATCAAAATTATTCCTGGTGTTGAAATCAGCACAATTTTCTACTCAAG AGGGGATTCGGGAGCACAGGAACCGGTTCACATACTTGCTTATTACAGTAGCTGTGGTCCTACAAATTCCGCAGCATTGGAGAAGTTTTTAGGGGATATTCGGGACGGCAGATTCCTCCGTGCAAAGAACATTGTTTCGAAGCTGAACAAACTGAAGCTGCCAATTAGGTGGGAAACCGTGACAAAGATAGCAGGAAAAGGCGTTGCACCTGGAAGGCTTCATATTGCTCGTGCTATGCTGGAAGCGGGACACATAGAAAATCTGAAACAGGCATTTACCAGATATCTTTATGACAACGGACCTGCTTATTCCAC GGGAAGCGAGCCCAGTGCAGAGGAAACAATCCGTTTTATACGTGAAACCGGGGGTGTTTCCATATTGGCGCACCCATGGGCACTGAAAAACCCTTCTGCTATAGTCAGGAGACTTAAGGAAGCAGGTTTACACGGTATAGAGGCTTATAGAAGCGATGGGAAGCTGTCAG TATATAGTGATCTAGCAGATGTGCACGATCTGTTGAAGCTTGGAGGATCCGACTATCATGGGAGAGGGGGGCAACAAGAGTCGGATGTGGGAAGTACAAGCGTTCCTGTGTTGGTTGTGCAAGAATTCCTCAAGGTCGCCCGGCCAATCTGGTGTAACGCCATCCAAGACATACTCGAAAACTACATCAAGGATCCTTCCGACTCAAATTTGCAAGGCATTGTCAAATTCGGAAGAATGGCAACTTCCAAGACAAGTTTGAGTTCTGGCAGTGCGAGCGACTTGATCAACCAGTGCTTGGCAGCATGGCTGTCCAAAGAAGAACGAGAAAATTCCGAATTTGAGGCCATCAAGCTGGAGTTGGAAGCCCATGCTGAAGCAGGTAGATGTTAA
- the LOC121754903 gene encoding early nodulin-93-like translates to MARDLHLANKPSLSSVDQKLALAKRCSLEGALAGAKAAVIATIATAIPTVASARMLPWGRANLNPTAQALIVSTVAGMAYFIVADKTILATARRNSFNGTDQPHNF, encoded by the exons ATGGCTAGAGACCTTCATCTTGCTAATAAGCCTTCCTTGTCCTCTGTCGACCAAAAGCTAGCCCTCGCCAAGCGATGCTCTCTAG AGGGTGCATTGGCAGGAGCTAAAGCAGCTGTTATTGCTACTATTGCTACTGCTATTCCTACT GTGGCAAGTGCAAGAATGTTGCCATGGGGTAGAGCCAATCTCAACCCCACTGCACAAGCTCTCATTGTCTCCACTG TGGCTGGAATGGCATACTTTATAGTGGCTGACAAGACTATCCTTGCAACTGCTAGGCGCAACTCCTTCAATGGCACTGACCAACCTCATAATTTTTGA
- the LOC121753786 gene encoding peroxidase N1-like, which produces MGFPNNINGILVIVVLSTLVALSQGQGTRIGFYATTCPRAESIVQTTVRSHFRTNPTIAAGLLRMHFHDCFVEGCDGSILIDGPNTEKTAGPNRLLRGYEVIDDAKQQIERVCPGVVSCADILALAARDSVVVSGGGSWAVPTGRRDGRVSQASATANLPGFRDSVDVQKQKFLDKNLNTQDLVALVGGHTIGTSACQFFSYRLYNFTNGGPDPTIDPAFLATLRGLCPNGGDGTRRVGLDNGSETRFDAGYFAKLRDGRGVLESDQRLWGDASTRSVVQRFIGVRGVAGLTFGIEFGRSMVKMSNVEVKTGTNGEIRTVCSAVN; this is translated from the exons ATGGGTTTTCCCAACAACATCAATGGAATTCttgtaatagtagtattaagtaCCTTAGTGGCCTTGTCACAAGGCCAAGGTACGAGGATAGGGTTCTACGCGACCACGTGCCCTCGTGCCGAGTCGATAGTTCAGACGACCGTGAGGTCGCATTTCCGGACTAACCCTACGATTGCCGCGGGTTTGCTCAGAATGCACTTCCACGATTGCTTTGTTGAGGGTTGCGACGGCTCCATTCTCATTGATGGTCCTAACACCGAGAAGACTGCGGGGCCCAACCGTCTGTTGAGAGGATACGAAGTCATCGACGATGCTAAACAGCAAATCGAGCGAGTGTGCCCTGGTGTGGTCTCTTGTGCCGACATTCTCGCTCTTGCTGCTCGTGATTCCGTCGTCGTC AGTGGCGGAGGGAGCTGGGCTGTGCCGACCGGGCGGCGCGACGGCCGGGTGTCACAGGCAAGCGCCACCGCCAACCTACCTGGTTTCCGCGATTCCGTCGACGTCCAAAAGCAGAAGTTTCTAGATAAAAATCTCAACACTCAAGACCTAGTTGCCTTAGTTG GAGGCCACACCATCGGAACCTCAGCCTGCCAGTTCTTCAGCTACCGTCTGTACAACTTCACCAACGGCGGGCCCGACCCGACCATCGATCCCGCGTTCCTGGCCACGCTCCGCGGCCTGTGCCCCAACGGGGGAGACGGCACGAGGCGCGTGGGGCTTGACAATGGGAGCGAGACCCGTTTCGACGCGGGCTACTTCGCCAAGCTGAGGGACGGGCGTGGGGTCCTCGAGTCGGACCAGCGGCTGTGGGGCGACGCCTCGACGAGAAGCGTCGTGCAGCGCTTCATCGGCGTGAGGGGCGTGGCCGGGCTCACGTTCGGCATCGAGTTCGGGAGGTCGATGGTCAAGATGAGCAATGTCGAGGTTAAGACGGGCACCAACGGCGAGATCCGTACAGTTTGCTCCGCGGTTAATTAG
- the LOC121756246 gene encoding uncharacterized protein LOC121756246 gives MDFHLHGGSPSSTSSHHHQNPPTDNTNTNSASNGHHSSDPMHSWWESISRARSRIHLLSSLLPSPPHLDPLSSLADTDRPARSLLLSSPAYSSLSAALSSPSSGHADDPLCRWLYETYLSSDPDLRLVVLSALPLLASAYLRRIHHPAAESPPSLAGFEAVLLALYSSVAKSRNGKAVTVSIPDLSQPSLYHAPRNPSPSSNPSGTSIGILSPPLEPQMAVKSTKRACIVGVALDCYYKQISQMPRWSKLDFCNFAAVWAGVDCPCTSDFDGKPVDFIDKNDRRCSGNGFGDDDEIRVESDEIDRVVERVRDLEIENGEEEDLRIPLPWELLQPVLRILAHCLLGPLNADEVKDAASVAVRRLYARASHDLVPQAILATRSLIQLDKGMREAANAAAAAANGSDSNANTPSKAKKPEILLASK, from the coding sequence ATGGACTTCCACCTCCACGGCGGCTCCCCCTCTTCCACCTcctcccaccaccaccaaaatCCCCCCACCGACAACACCAACACCAATTCGGCCTCCAACGGCCACCACTCCTCCGACCCTATGCACTCCTGGTGGGAATCCATCTCCCGCGCCCGCTCCCGCATCCACctcctctcctctctcctcCCCTCTCCCCCCCACCTCGATCCCCTCTCCTCCCTCGCCGATACCGACCGCCCCGCCCGCTCCCTCCTCCTCTCCTCCCCCGCCTACTCCTCCCTCTCCGCTGCCCTCTCATCCCCCTCCTCCGGCCACGCCGACGACCCCCTCTGCCGCTGGCTCTACGAAACCTACCTCTCCTCCGACCCCGATCTCCGCCTCGTCGTCCTCTCCGCCCTCCCCCTCCTCGCCTCCGCCTACCTCCGCCGCATCCACCACCCCGCTGCCGAATCCCCGCCATCCCTCGCCGGATTCGAGGCCGTCCTGTTAGCGCTCTACTCCTCCGTGGCGAAGTCGCGCAACGGCAAGGCGGTTACCGTTTCCATCCCCGATCTGTCGCAGCCGTCGCTGTATCACGCTCCGAGAAACCCTAGCCCTAGTTCGAACCCTAGCGGGACTTCGATCGGGATTCTCTCGCCGCCGCTGGAGCCGCAGATGGCGGTGAAGTCAACCAAGCGCGCTTGCATCGTTGGCGTCGCGCTGGATTGTTACTACAAGCAGATATCGCAGATGCCGAGGTGGTCGAAGCTTGATTTCTGCAATTTCGCTGCTGTTTGGGCGGGGGTTGATTGCCCCTGCACTTCGGATTTCGATGGGAAACCGGTGGATTTTATCGATAAGAATGACCGTCGTTGTAGTGGGAACGGATTTGGGGATGATGATGAAATTAGGGTTGAATCAGACGAGATTGATCGGGTGGTGGAGAGAGTTAGGGATTTAGAAATTGAAAACGGTGAAGAAGAGGACTTGAGAATTCCGCTACCATGGGAATTGTTGCAGCCGGTTTTGAGAATTTTGGCGCATTGTTTGCTGGGGCCTCTGAATGCTGATGAGGTGAAGGACGCCGCGTCTGTGGCTGTGCGGCGCCTGTATGCTCGAGCTTCCCATGATCTGGTTCCGCAAGCGATTCTAGCTACGAGGAGTTTGATCCAGCTTGATAAGGGGATGCGTGAAGCTGCtaatgctgctgctgctgctgccaaTGGCTCTGATTCGAATGCTAACACTCCCAGTAAGGCTAAGAAACCCGAGATACTTTTAGCTTCCAAGTGA